The following proteins are encoded in a genomic region of Pelodictyon phaeoclathratiforme BU-1:
- a CDS encoding anti-phage-associated DUF3780 domain-containing protein codes for MTNSNLIGLDPSAKKRYLGFGAPSAYGSHVFRVIVPAGMTGNIIVQEDYGYLAGINGTPDFEIRAMLPRSKWKLVAETAKRDFNARLRSKKVSISTWKPQDNYLDRMLGKELCVLVWAVEHAANDDEIEVICRKWRALRPEERWWLYTVTAAEGGLAEDSGRGWRKALYLALSDGQAQPKPKKKVPENDPRSIGLFDSLSND; via the coding sequence ATGACAAACAGCAACTTGATTGGCCTCGACCCCTCGGCAAAAAAGAGATACCTTGGCTTTGGGGCGCCCTCAGCTTATGGCTCCCATGTTTTCAGGGTTATCGTTCCCGCTGGCATGACCGGTAATATTATTGTTCAGGAAGATTACGGTTATCTCGCTGGTATCAACGGAACGCCCGACTTTGAAATTCGTGCCATGCTTCCCCGTTCAAAATGGAAGCTCGTTGCAGAGACGGCCAAACGCGACTTCAACGCCCGGCTTCGCTCCAAAAAAGTATCAATTTCAACATGGAAACCCCAGGACAATTACCTTGACCGTATGCTTGGCAAAGAGCTTTGTGTGCTTGTCTGGGCCGTTGAACATGCTGCAAATGACGATGAGATAGAGGTTATCTGCCGAAAATGGAGAGCGTTGCGACCCGAAGAACGGTGGTGGCTCTACACGGTGACTGCCGCAGAAGGTGGATTGGCTGAAGATTCCGGCAGGGGGTGGCGCAAGGCTTTGTATCTGGCGCTTTCGGATGGCCAAGCCCAGCCAAAACCAAAGAAAAAAGTTCCTGAAAATGATCCCCGTTCCATCGGTCTTTTTGATTCATTGAGCAATGATTGA
- a CDS encoding DUF1156 domain-containing protein: MSSAVIPFSLKEAPALIETLLPVQRLSVDIYKERMAGSGQTLTALGSYWKGRKPLVLGRACVLGALLPATENPKEDLEIFELLMGMDDLSVSKRRGLPSAKLAVETLEIEDIEEHVRVTPEGQLPMSAPFRIEDYQYYDKHGFAKYAKVHWRSDVNPDELHRVCLPLLPKESYKERIGNAKRAEEMFDNLHTHIWSRVNQHLGTVASSFPELVEQLGIMRFGHRPRVADTFCGSGQIPFEAARLGCDVYASDLNPVACMLTWGAFNIVGASAEEREQIDDEQVALAAKVKEEIDALGIETDGNGWRGKVYLYCLEVTCPTSGWKVPVLPTLVVSKGKRVIAKLLPDKVNKRYDIALEYDVTAEELIHPESRIKRTH; this comes from the coding sequence ATGTCGAGTGCAGTTATACCCTTCAGCCTTAAAGAGGCACCGGCCTTGATTGAAACGCTCTTGCCAGTGCAGCGCCTCTCCGTTGATATTTATAAAGAGCGTATGGCCGGTTCAGGGCAAACGCTCACGGCACTTGGTTCATACTGGAAAGGGCGAAAACCCCTTGTGCTTGGCCGTGCCTGTGTTTTAGGCGCACTGCTGCCTGCTACAGAAAACCCGAAAGAAGATCTTGAAATTTTTGAGCTGCTGATGGGGATGGATGACCTCTCCGTCTCGAAGCGCAGGGGGCTGCCATCCGCAAAACTTGCCGTTGAAACGCTTGAGATTGAGGATATCGAGGAGCATGTACGGGTAACGCCGGAAGGTCAGCTCCCGATGTCAGCCCCTTTCAGGATTGAAGATTACCAATACTACGACAAGCACGGTTTTGCCAAGTACGCAAAGGTACACTGGCGCAGTGATGTGAACCCTGACGAGTTGCACCGCGTGTGTCTGCCGCTTCTCCCGAAAGAGTCCTACAAAGAGCGCATCGGCAATGCAAAGCGGGCAGAGGAGATGTTTGATAACCTCCATACCCATATCTGGAGCCGTGTCAATCAGCATCTTGGCACGGTGGCATCATCGTTTCCTGAGCTGGTCGAACAGCTTGGCATTATGCGTTTTGGCCATCGCCCTCGTGTGGCCGATACCTTTTGCGGATCAGGCCAGATTCCCTTTGAAGCGGCCCGTCTCGGCTGTGATGTCTATGCCTCTGACCTCAACCCGGTTGCCTGTATGCTGACCTGGGGCGCCTTCAATATTGTTGGCGCCAGTGCAGAAGAGCGTGAACAGATTGATGATGAACAGGTTGCTCTTGCGGCGAAAGTCAAGGAAGAGATTGATGCTCTTGGAATTGAAACTGATGGCAACGGTTGGCGGGGGAAGGTCTATCTCTATTGCCTTGAGGTGACTTGTCCAACCTCTGGCTGGAAAGTGCCTGTTTTGCCAACGCTGGTTGTGAGCAAAGGAAAGAGAGTCATCGCGAAATTGCTCCCGGATAAGGTTAACAAACGCTATGATATTGCGCTTGAATATGATGTTACTGCTGAAGAGTTGATACATCCTGAAAGTCGGATAAAGCGCACACATTAA
- a CDS encoding IS1634 family transposase, with the protein MSKPVTGKTHVGERRERRPNGDIYIYERVTGYNERTRKTYTVSQKLQGKIKSGTQEIIPTRPKKSKNEGGLVGALRRHSGLTDLLEWVGKASGIDDDVRSSFSEGDAAKILSIARYWIGSGGNTLPRLEGWQVMHSLPYSEVITEDVYSDLFKCVGCDEDRVQRYFSFRADRLGKAPVLAFDSTTISTYSENQSEARHGFNKDGDGLKTIKLLTLYSVKEREPLAFAKQPGNVPDVISIENTLKQLKCFNLEKPLIVTDNGYYSEGNMMKFALRNMKFLTLVDPNITWVRETVDALRETLAGMSSTCQFDPSVCGATAMRMHEFGRVRQLSRNGKLSGEEERFVRRLYVHVFYSPNSDTKKQLDFRKELFELKAQVEDGVMEFTKSAQRKIERYLICSKKGRGGQLRVGFNDKAIVEATKYFGYFALVSNQAMKTFTALADYRLREKIEEIFAVVKGGLDGARPRTWHPDNLRGRQFVQFVSLGYHCFLTKKIKEMRAELGKNGSEKTKALVNLEKKLEQWLEQRSLAQILDWFDCIETTQVRTVMGNYRWSTESVARDRLFLKYLGVTS; encoded by the coding sequence GTGTCTAAACCAGTAACTGGAAAAACTCACGTTGGCGAACGGCGTGAAAGGCGCCCGAATGGCGATATTTACATCTATGAGCGGGTTACAGGCTATAATGAACGAACCAGAAAGACCTATACCGTCAGTCAGAAGCTCCAAGGGAAAATCAAGTCGGGAACACAGGAGATAATCCCTACACGCCCGAAAAAAAGCAAAAATGAAGGGGGCTTGGTTGGTGCGCTACGCAGGCACAGTGGCCTCACGGATCTTCTGGAGTGGGTCGGTAAAGCCTCCGGCATTGACGATGACGTGCGTTCTTCGTTCAGCGAGGGCGACGCTGCCAAGATTCTCTCTATTGCGCGTTACTGGATCGGTTCCGGCGGAAACACCTTGCCACGCCTTGAGGGTTGGCAGGTAATGCACTCCCTTCCCTACAGCGAAGTTATCACTGAAGACGTTTACAGTGACTTGTTCAAATGTGTCGGGTGCGACGAAGACCGCGTGCAGCGCTACTTCTCCTTCCGGGCGGATCGCCTGGGCAAGGCACCTGTGCTGGCGTTTGATTCGACCACGATATCGACCTACTCCGAGAACCAGTCGGAAGCACGGCATGGGTTCAATAAGGATGGTGACGGACTGAAAACCATCAAGCTTCTAACCTTGTATTCCGTAAAGGAACGCGAGCCGTTAGCATTCGCCAAGCAGCCTGGCAATGTTCCGGACGTCATATCCATTGAGAACACCCTGAAGCAACTCAAGTGCTTTAACCTTGAGAAACCCTTGATCGTTACCGATAACGGCTACTACAGTGAGGGGAACATGATGAAATTCGCCTTGCGCAACATGAAATTCCTTACTCTGGTTGACCCCAATATCACTTGGGTTCGCGAGACGGTGGATGCGCTTCGGGAGACGCTGGCGGGCATGTCGAGCACTTGCCAGTTTGATCCGTCGGTTTGCGGCGCCACGGCGATGAGAATGCACGAGTTCGGTCGAGTGCGCCAACTGTCGCGAAACGGCAAGCTGAGCGGAGAAGAAGAGAGGTTCGTGCGCCGCCTTTATGTCCATGTCTTCTATTCCCCTAACAGCGACACCAAGAAGCAGCTCGACTTCCGCAAGGAGCTGTTTGAACTCAAAGCTCAAGTAGAAGATGGGGTGATGGAGTTCACGAAATCTGCGCAACGAAAAATCGAGCGATATCTGATCTGCTCAAAAAAGGGGCGTGGTGGACAATTGAGGGTCGGTTTCAACGACAAGGCCATTGTCGAAGCGACGAAATACTTCGGCTATTTTGCGCTCGTCAGCAATCAGGCCATGAAGACCTTCACAGCGTTGGCAGACTATCGATTGCGTGAAAAAATAGAGGAGATCTTCGCCGTGGTGAAGGGAGGCCTTGATGGAGCAAGGCCGCGCACATGGCATCCAGACAACCTGCGGGGAAGGCAATTCGTACAGTTTGTGTCACTGGGGTATCATTGCTTCCTGACCAAGAAAATCAAGGAAATGCGGGCAGAGCTTGGAAAGAACGGAAGCGAAAAAACCAAAGCACTTGTCAATCTCGAAAAAAAATTGGAACAGTGGCTTGAGCAACGATCTCTCGCTCAGATTCTGGATTGGTTCGATTGCATTGAGACGACTCAAGTACGAACTGTCATGGGCAACTACCGCTGGTCTACTGAATCCGTAGCCAGAGATCGGCTGTTCCTGAAATATCTGGGAGTGACCTCATGA
- a CDS encoding phospholipase D-like domain-containing anti-phage protein — protein MGDIRRFSSLRERLDHVFLAEKLHNARSYKRIAGYFRSSIFELVGEEIEHIPDVRIICNSELDPNDIMVSKAAREAALKERWNQMPVETEALMHREQYKKLYELLLSGRVHIKVVPKNTVFVHGKAGLITLANGQRTCFLGSVNDSRAAFSKNHEILWEDQSAEGCDWVEQEFDALWKLGHDLPDAIITEVKRISERVEVSFADLKPEEIPAAAMIESPIYRGGEQLQPWQRSFVTSFLQHRNVFGKIRLLLADEVGLGKTLSMATAALVAALLGDGPVLVLCPATLTLQWQTEINDWLGIPSAVWVSNAKHWLTPDGRPVPSRGAEDIAHAPYQIAIVSTGLIVHDSEEAGILRNLRFGTLILDEAHKARVRGGLKQEQEPNNLLAFMREVVKNSKHVLLGTATPIQTDVRELWDLVALLNQGAEFVMGRDYVSSWRDWEKTVPLVTGEEVVSDEMTAWNLLRAPLPARETPMMDQSAARLVRMIRTDLGIPDSKFFTDAAPESLALMTRKMDLQSILGTDFFHRNNPFIRHVVIRRREALENAGLLDKIAVSVHPIPDARPGTYTGAVFQGIGLMTNHPFELAYQAAESFVSELSKRTKGAQLLRSIFLQRICSSFESGKLTVTRMLKKQLNEHDDDDIQKVERSVLETLTEAEISYLHIILEELSRSEAVDPKLRAVKWFLQHFQSEGKSWNEWGCIVFSQYYDTVNWVALELAKLFPEQIVAVYAGAGKSGLYRGDQFVSINRDSIKKMVKEREVSLVVATDAACEGLNLQTLGTLINIDLPWNPARLEQRLGRIKRFGQARKSVDMLNLTYHATRDEDVYAKISERMKERYDIFGGLPDCIEDDWIDNIEGFVKLADTHLHMRKQVANIFETTWGSTIKSEDDRWEECARVLSQKDINAVMSKPWGKRGW, from the coding sequence ATGGGCGATATCCGAAGATTTTCTTCATTGCGTGAACGGCTTGATCACGTTTTCCTTGCCGAAAAACTTCACAATGCACGCTCCTACAAACGGATTGCCGGATACTTTCGCTCATCCATCTTTGAGCTGGTTGGTGAGGAGATTGAACATATCCCTGATGTTCGCATTATCTGTAACAGCGAACTTGACCCCAATGATATCATGGTCTCCAAGGCAGCACGGGAAGCGGCGCTGAAAGAGCGGTGGAATCAGATGCCGGTGGAAACAGAGGCGTTGATGCACCGGGAGCAGTACAAAAAGCTCTACGAACTGCTTTTGTCGGGGCGGGTGCACATCAAGGTTGTTCCGAAAAACACCGTTTTTGTTCATGGCAAGGCTGGGCTCATTACACTGGCAAACGGGCAGCGAACCTGCTTTCTCGGGTCGGTCAACGATAGCCGGGCAGCCTTCTCAAAGAACCATGAAATTTTATGGGAAGACCAGTCGGCGGAAGGGTGCGACTGGGTGGAGCAGGAGTTCGATGCACTGTGGAAACTGGGTCACGATCTGCCGGATGCCATAATCACCGAGGTAAAGCGCATCAGTGAGCGAGTTGAGGTGAGTTTTGCCGATCTGAAGCCGGAGGAGATACCAGCGGCGGCCATGATTGAATCGCCGATCTACCGTGGCGGTGAGCAATTGCAGCCCTGGCAGCGCTCCTTTGTCACAAGCTTTCTCCAACACCGTAACGTGTTTGGAAAAATAAGGCTGCTTCTTGCTGACGAGGTTGGATTGGGCAAAACCCTCTCAATGGCTACTGCCGCTCTTGTTGCCGCCCTGCTTGGTGATGGCCCGGTCCTTGTTCTTTGCCCTGCGACGCTTACCCTGCAATGGCAGACAGAGATCAATGACTGGCTGGGCATTCCAAGTGCGGTCTGGGTCTCCAACGCCAAACACTGGTTAACACCGGATGGACGGCCCGTCCCTTCACGAGGTGCAGAAGATATTGCCCACGCCCCTTATCAAATTGCCATTGTTTCAACAGGGCTGATTGTGCATGACTCCGAGGAGGCTGGTATTTTAAGGAATCTCAGATTTGGGACGTTGATACTGGATGAAGCTCACAAGGCGCGTGTCAGAGGCGGGCTGAAGCAAGAGCAGGAACCAAATAATCTGCTGGCGTTCATGCGGGAAGTTGTGAAGAACTCGAAGCATGTTCTGCTTGGAACGGCAACACCGATTCAGACCGACGTTCGTGAGCTATGGGATCTTGTTGCTCTTCTCAATCAGGGGGCGGAATTTGTGATGGGACGCGATTATGTCTCCTCATGGCGAGACTGGGAAAAAACAGTGCCACTGGTGACCGGCGAAGAGGTTGTTTCAGATGAAATGACGGCATGGAACCTTCTTCGCGCACCGCTTCCGGCAAGAGAAACACCCATGATGGATCAGAGTGCAGCCCGTCTGGTCAGAATGATTCGCACCGATCTTGGTATTCCGGATTCCAAATTCTTTACCGATGCAGCCCCGGAATCGTTAGCTCTCATGACCCGAAAAATGGATCTGCAGTCAATTCTTGGTACTGATTTTTTTCATCGCAATAATCCATTCATTCGGCATGTGGTGATAAGAAGACGTGAAGCACTTGAAAATGCGGGTCTCCTCGATAAAATTGCGGTCAGTGTTCACCCGATTCCTGATGCCCGGCCCGGCACCTATACTGGAGCGGTATTTCAGGGCATTGGCCTCATGACCAACCACCCGTTCGAGCTTGCCTATCAGGCTGCGGAAAGCTTTGTCTCGGAACTCAGTAAGCGGACAAAAGGGGCTCAACTGTTGCGGTCAATCTTTTTGCAGCGAATATGTTCATCCTTTGAGTCTGGCAAACTGACCGTGACGAGGATGCTCAAGAAGCAGCTCAATGAACACGACGATGACGACATACAAAAAGTCGAGCGCAGTGTCCTTGAAACATTGACAGAAGCTGAAATTTCATATCTGCACATCATCCTTGAAGAGTTATCCCGAAGTGAGGCGGTTGATCCCAAGCTTAGGGCGGTGAAATGGTTTCTGCAACATTTTCAAAGCGAAGGGAAGAGCTGGAACGAGTGGGGCTGCATCGTCTTTTCCCAATATTATGATACCGTCAATTGGGTTGCCCTGGAACTTGCGAAACTTTTCCCTGAGCAGATTGTTGCCGTCTATGCAGGCGCGGGGAAAAGCGGGCTCTATCGAGGGGATCAATTTGTCTCAATCAATCGCGACAGTATTAAAAAAATGGTCAAAGAGCGGGAAGTTTCTTTGGTTGTCGCTACCGATGCCGCGTGTGAAGGACTCAACTTGCAGACACTTGGAACCCTTATCAATATTGATCTCCCCTGGAACCCAGCCAGACTTGAACAGCGATTGGGGCGGATCAAGCGATTTGGTCAGGCTCGCAAAAGCGTGGATATGCTCAACCTCACCTATCATGCCACACGTGATGAAGATGTCTACGCAAAAATATCTGAACGGATGAAAGAGCGCTACGATATTTTCGGGGGATTACCTGATTGTATTGAGGATGACTGGATAGACAACATTGAGGGATTTGTCAAGCTTGCAGACACTCACCTCCATATGCGCAAACAGGTCGCGAATATCTTTGAGACCACTTGGGGTAGTACCATCAAGAGCGAAGATGACCGCTGGGAGGAGTGTGCCCGTGTGCTGTCGCAAAAGGATATCAACGCCGTTATGAGCAAGCCCTGGGGGAAGAGGGGATGGTAA
- a CDS encoding type II toxin-antitoxin system RelE/ParE family toxin has protein sequence MNYEFLPEADEEFREASRYYENAAPGVGLAFIAEVHRVISIVISNPLVAKQIRGTIRSKVLLHFPYSLFYSIESDLILIVAVAHQKRRPTYWRSRLKRME, from the coding sequence ATGAACTATGAATTCTTGCCGGAAGCAGATGAAGAGTTTCGGGAGGCTTCCCGCTACTACGAAAATGCAGCTCCCGGAGTAGGCTTGGCATTTATTGCGGAAGTACATAGGGTAATATCCATAGTAATTTCCAATCCCCTTGTCGCAAAACAAATAAGAGGCACTATCCGCAGCAAAGTACTCCTTCATTTTCCTTATAGCTTGTTCTATTCCATTGAATCCGATTTAATTTTGATAGTCGCTGTAGCCCATCAAAAAAGGCGCCCAACATACTGGCGAAGCAGATTAAAACGTATGGAATGA
- a CDS encoding addiction module protein produces MTIKKIESEALNLDIHSRGSLVGKLLLSLDEPTVSEVEQLWLDEAERRLDDYRAGKVHGISGNEVFKRAISELS; encoded by the coding sequence ATGACAATAAAAAAAATTGAATCAGAAGCACTCAATCTGGATATTCACTCCCGAGGCAGTCTCGTTGGCAAACTGCTCTTGAGTCTGGATGAGCCAACAGTGTCGGAAGTCGAACAACTTTGGCTGGATGAAGCAGAAAGGCGACTTGATGATTATCGTGCAGGGAAGGTTCACGGTATTTCTGGTAACGAAGTATTCAAAAGAGCGATAAGCGAATTGTCATGA
- a CDS encoding transcriptional regulator, with product MQTVCARANLSRPTLYKIETGDPSVAIGFYVQVLRVLGLLADLSLIAKEDALGRRLQDESLPQRRRAPRKKVPAGASDGEPGSSAIFSPQP from the coding sequence ATGCAGACCGTCTGTGCAAGGGCCAACCTTTCACGTCCTACGCTCTACAAAATTGAGACTGGTGACCCGTCGGTTGCTATCGGCTTCTACGTTCAGGTGCTTCGCGTCCTCGGACTGCTTGCGGACTTGTCGTTGATCGCCAAAGAGGACGCACTTGGCCGTCGCCTGCAGGACGAATCGCTTCCCCAGCGGAGAAGAGCGCCACGCAAAAAAGTACCAGCAGGAGCGAGTGATGGCGAACCAGGAAGCAGCGCCATTTTTTCGCCTCAGCCATGA